The DNA segment CTCCCGGAGATCGCTCGTGGCCACTCACCGGCATCCAGCGTGGCGGGCGTCGGTTCGGGCACCGCTCCGAGTTCGTCGATCGCTTCCTCGACAGATGGAGTCGTGCCAACGACCCCTCGCTCCATCCGCTTGAACGACGCTTCGGCCACGGCGCGGAGCCGCGCCGCTTCCGCGTCGGTCTCGGCACAGACCGCGTTCACTGCGACCATCCCCTGTGGCTCGTCGACGCCGCCGGCCAACTCCGACGATTCGAAGTGGGTTCGGTATTCCTCGAAGGAACGGGTGGCTAACCCCGGTCGGATGAACGCGGCGAAACAGTAGCGCAGACCAAGCTCGCCGGCCAGTGCGGCGCTCGACGGGCTCGACCCGAGAACCCACGGCACAGGCGTCTCCGCATCTGAACGAGGGATTTCCAGATCACTGTACGCGTGTCCGTCCGGGTAGCTGTCGTAGAGGTGCGAAACGACGGCTTCGATTTTTTCGGCGTGGTCTTCGTCGGGGTTCCGGACGCGGCGGTCCGTCCCGAGCGCGCGGTCCACGGCCGGAGACCCGTTTGCCCGCCCAAGCCCCGCGTCGATTCGTCCGGGAGCAAGGCCATCGAGGGAGCCGAACAGTTCTGCGACTTTGAACGGGCTGTAGTGGTTGAGGAGGACCGCACCCGACCCGAGCCGAATGGAGTCGGTTTCGGCGGCGAGGTTGCCGAGCAGTACCTCGGGTGTTGTTCCGGCGAGCTTGTTTCCCATCCCGTGGTGTTCCGCCACCCAGAACCGGGAATAGCCGAGGCGTTCGGCCTGCTGGGCCGCGTCGACGGTGTTCGAATACGCGTCAGCCGCAGTTCCGTCATTCGGGACCGGAGAGAGATCGACGATTGAGAGGTCCATATCCGCCCA comes from the Haloarcula hispanica ATCC 33960 genome and includes:
- a CDS encoding LLM class flavin-dependent oxidoreductase, yielding MDLSIVDLSPVPNDGTAADAYSNTVDAAQQAERLGYSRFWVAEHHGMGNKLAGTTPEVLLGNLAAETDSIRLGSGAVLLNHYSPFKVAELFGSLDGLAPGRIDAGLGRANGSPAVDRALGTDRRVRNPDEDHAEKIEAVVSHLYDSYPDGHAYSDLEIPRSDAETPVPWVLGSSPSSAALAGELGLRYCFAAFIRPGLATRSFEEYRTHFESSELAGGVDEPQGMVAVNAVCAETDAEAARLRAVAEASFKRMERGVVGTTPSVEEAIDELGAVPEPTPATLDAGEWPRAISGSPETLNNLLEQLSDRVGVDEVMIQHVVGDHADALRSHELLADGVGLTPR